In Emys orbicularis isolate rEmyOrb1 chromosome 12, rEmyOrb1.hap1, whole genome shotgun sequence, one genomic interval encodes:
- the LOC135886138 gene encoding ribonuclease-like has translation MALRGACPTLLLPLVLLVTGLALARGESRYEKFLRQHVDASDPSPPDARRYCNLLMRRRDMATAHKCKHLNTFIHSSANQIEPICGDGGEPAGGDLRLSEDPFPLTVCELQGGSDPPDCDYSGSSSTSRIVIACVDGEPVHFETQVESQAGEGDEP, from the coding sequence ATGGCCCTGAGGggagcctgccccacactcctGCTGCCCCTCGTCCTGCTGGTCACTGGTCTGGCCTTGGCCCGAGGGGAGTCGCGCTATGAGAAGTTCCTGAGGCAGCATGTGGACGCCTCCGATCCCAGCCCTCCAGACGCCCGGCGCTACTGCAACCTCCTGATGCGGCGCCGGGACATGGCCACTGCCCACAAGTGCAAACACCTCAACACCTTCATCCACAGCAGTGCCAACCAGATCGAGCCCATCTGCGGGGACGGGGGGGAGCCAGCCGGAGGAGACCTGCGCCTCAGCGAAGACCCCTTCCCCCTCACTGTCTGTGAGCTCCAAGGAGGGTCTGATCCCCCCGACTGTGACTACAGCGGgtccagcagcaccagcaggatCGTCATCGCCTGCGTCGATGGGGAACCAGTCCACTTCGAGACACAGGTTGAGagccaggcaggggagggggatgagcCATGA
- the LOC135885971 gene encoding ribonuclease-like, which translates to MKTRMGPGLLLLIFLLPACLAAAGRETPYEKFQRQHVDTSGSWEPDPNRYCNLMMPRRNMTVFNCKDLNSFVHGALAMITAVCGSGGTQHHGNFYYSNSPFQVTDCQTTGASRWPRCVYRGDVRSKRICVACKNGQPVHYARPSVCGGP; encoded by the coding sequence ATGAAGACAAGGATGGGTCCAGGCCTCCTGCTGCTGATTTTCCTCTTGCCGGCCTGCCTGGCTGCGGCCGGGAGAGAGACGCCGTACGAGAAGTTCCAACGGCAGCATGTTGACACCTCCGGGAGCTGGGAGCCCGACCCCAACCGCTACTGCAATCTCATGATGCCACGGAGGAACATGACAGTGTTCAACTGCAAAGATCTCAACAGCTTCGTCCATGGGGCGCTGGCGATGATAACCGCTGTCTGCGGCTCAGGGGGAACACAGCATCACGGGAACTTTTACTACAGCAACTCTCCCTTCCAGGTCACGGACTGCCAGACAACGGGAGCGTCCCGCTGGCCCCGCTGCGTTTACAGGGGAGATGTCCGCAGTAAGAGAATTTGTGTCGCCTGCAAAAATGGGCAGCCTGTGCACTACGCCCGGCCGTCAGTGTGCGGCGGCCCGTGA